A genomic segment from Alteribacillus bidgolensis encodes:
- the pstC gene encoding phosphate ABC transporter permease subunit PstC has protein sequence MEWIEREQAAKDRLVINKKSSSVKKERRGKAVILGTALLIILATIAITLFLVSKGLQSFVVNGVSPIEFISSTEWSPSNEKFGALPFIFGSFAVTVLSALIAAPLGIGAAIFMTEIAPSWGQRILQPVVELLVGIPSVVYGFIGLTVVVPFIRENVGGQGFGLLAGTVVLSIMILPTITSISTDAMRSLPGGLRESSYAVGATRWQTIYRVLVPAASPVLLTAVVLGMARAFGEALAVQMVIGNSRDIASSLVESTGTLTTIITLNIGHTTFGSLDNNVLWSLGLILLIMSYVFIIIIRYLSSRRKI, from the coding sequence ATGGAATGGATTGAAAGGGAGCAAGCAGCAAAAGACCGTTTAGTAATTAACAAAAAATCATCCTCAGTGAAAAAAGAACGCCGAGGAAAAGCAGTCATCTTAGGAACAGCTTTGTTAATTATTTTAGCGACAATTGCAATAACGTTGTTTTTAGTAAGTAAAGGATTGCAATCCTTTGTAGTAAATGGTGTAAGTCCTATTGAGTTTATAAGCAGTACGGAGTGGAGTCCTAGCAATGAAAAGTTTGGCGCCCTGCCTTTTATTTTTGGTTCGTTTGCAGTAACAGTTCTATCGGCTTTGATTGCTGCACCGCTTGGGATTGGTGCAGCCATCTTTATGACAGAAATTGCTCCTTCCTGGGGTCAGAGAATCCTGCAGCCAGTAGTGGAGCTACTTGTTGGAATTCCATCCGTGGTTTATGGGTTCATCGGGCTGACAGTGGTTGTTCCTTTTATTAGAGAAAATGTAGGAGGACAAGGATTTGGCCTGCTTGCCGGCACGGTTGTCCTTTCCATTATGATTTTGCCTACAATCACCAGTATCTCAACGGATGCGATGCGTTCCCTGCCTGGTGGGTTAAGAGAATCTTCTTATGCAGTAGGGGCTACGCGTTGGCAGACGATCTATCGTGTACTTGTTCCAGCAGCATCACCAGTTCTTTTGACAGCAGTTGTGCTTGGAATGGCAAGAGCATTTGGTGAGGCACTGGCCGTTCAAATGGTAATAGGAAACTCGAGAGATATTGCTTCTTCTTTAGTAGAATCAACAGGAACACTAACTACAATCATAACACTAAATATTGGACACACTACCTTTGGCAGCTTGGATAATAATGTATTATGGTCTCTTGGCTTGATATTACTCATCATGTCTTATGTGTTTATTATCATCATTCGCTATTTGTCGAGCAGGAGGAAAATATAA
- the rpmA gene encoding 50S ribosomal protein L27, with translation MLKLNLQFFAQKKGVGSTKNGRDSISKRLGAKRGDGQFVTGGSILVRQRGTRVYPGENVGKGGDDTLFSKVDGVVKFERLGKKRKQVSVYPKEA, from the coding sequence ATGTTGAAATTGAACCTTCAATTTTTCGCTCAGAAAAAAGGGGTTGGTAGTACAAAGAACGGCCGTGACTCCATTTCTAAGCGCCTTGGTGCGAAGCGCGGAGATGGCCAGTTCGTAACAGGCGGCTCTATTCTTGTACGCCAGCGCGGAACTCGCGTATATCCTGGAGAAAACGTAGGAAAAGGCGGAGACGACACTCTCTTCTCTAAAGTAGACGGAGTAGTGAAGTTCGAACGTCTTGGTAAAAAGCGCAAGCAAGTAAGCGTATATCCAAAAGAAGCATAA
- a CDS encoding ribosomal-processing cysteine protease Prp, with protein MIEVSVDRSSNGEVTAFSMSGHADAGPYGYDLVCAGASAVSFGSVNAIAALCDVELDVDMKNDGGYLRCAVPEDVKGRVREEVQLLLEGMLVSLETIAEEYGEHIKISNV; from the coding sequence ATGATTGAAGTCAGCGTAGACCGAAGCAGTAATGGAGAGGTCACTGCTTTTTCGATGTCCGGACACGCTGATGCTGGTCCGTACGGTTATGACTTAGTCTGTGCCGGGGCATCTGCGGTATCTTTTGGTTCTGTCAATGCCATTGCTGCTCTTTGTGATGTAGAACTTGACGTGGATATGAAAAATGATGGAGGATATCTTCGCTGCGCCGTGCCCGAAGACGTGAAGGGGCGCGTCAGGGAAGAAGTTCAGCTGCTGTTAGAAGGCATGCTGGTTTCTCTTGAAACGATCGCCGAGGAATACGGTGAGCATATAAAAATTTCAAATGTATAG
- a CDS encoding acetoacetate--CoA ligase codes for MAPVKEGALLWEPPASLKKQSNMQYYMNWLYKEKALDFKSYEELLDWSVTDIERFWESLWEFFDIKASASYTRVLDERKMPGSKWFEGAKLNYTEQVFRHFTPNDSAIISQSEVRPLDHMTWQELYDKTASFASGLKSAGVKSGDRVVAYMPNITETVVAFLACASIGAVWSSCSPDFGSPTVIDRFKQIEPKVLITVDGYRYGGKDFDRMSTVKEIQNGIPALEKTILLPYLQENPDADTLHEAVLWKQFMAEHKNASLTYEAVPFDHPLWVLYSSGTTGLPKAIVQGQGGIIIEHLKQLVLHMDLHKGDRFFWFTTTGWMMWNLLVGGLLNQSTILLYDGNPGYPSLDTVWKFAEDTEMKVLGTSASFLLACRKNGLKPKEQFNLDKLMSIGSTGSPLPPEGFQWVYENVKSDLWLFSISGGTDVCSAFVTGSPFHPVHAGNIQCRALGSKVEAYDEKGTPITDEVGELVISEPMPSMPLYFWNDEGNERYLDSYFSTYTGVWRHGDWIKINQDGSCQIYGRSDSTINRGGIRMGTSEIYSAVESIKGVTDSLIVDVSNHNGKDFMPLFVVLEKGINLDDTLKNKINKQIKETCSPRHIPNDIYEIQEVPRTLNGKKLEVPIKKILMDVPFEKAVNIDSVGNKKALDYFIDLAKNIN; via the coding sequence ATGGCACCAGTAAAAGAAGGCGCTTTATTATGGGAGCCGCCAGCATCTTTGAAAAAACAATCCAACATGCAGTACTATATGAATTGGCTGTATAAAGAAAAAGCTCTAGATTTTAAAAGTTACGAAGAATTACTGGATTGGTCTGTAACAGATATCGAACGTTTTTGGGAATCATTATGGGAATTTTTTGACATTAAAGCTTCTGCTTCATACACCCGTGTACTAGATGAGCGGAAAATGCCAGGGAGTAAATGGTTTGAGGGAGCGAAATTAAATTATACGGAACAAGTTTTTCGTCATTTTACTCCCAATGACAGCGCTATCATTTCGCAATCAGAAGTCAGACCGCTCGATCATATGACGTGGCAAGAGTTATACGATAAAACCGCTTCTTTTGCTTCCGGGCTAAAATCCGCTGGTGTGAAATCTGGCGACAGGGTAGTTGCTTATATGCCAAATATAACAGAAACGGTTGTTGCGTTTTTAGCCTGTGCAAGCATTGGTGCGGTATGGTCTAGTTGTTCCCCGGATTTTGGGAGTCCGACGGTTATTGATCGGTTTAAGCAAATTGAACCTAAAGTGTTGATTACGGTTGATGGGTATCGGTACGGCGGAAAAGATTTTGACCGCATGTCTACTGTAAAAGAAATACAGAATGGTATCCCAGCCTTAGAAAAAACGATTTTACTGCCTTACTTACAAGAAAATCCGGATGCTGATACATTACATGAAGCAGTACTGTGGAAGCAGTTTATGGCAGAACATAAAAATGCCTCACTTACTTATGAAGCTGTACCGTTTGACCATCCGTTGTGGGTTCTATATTCTTCAGGCACGACCGGCCTTCCTAAAGCAATTGTTCAGGGCCAGGGCGGGATCATCATTGAACATCTAAAACAATTAGTACTTCATATGGACCTTCATAAAGGGGATCGTTTTTTCTGGTTTACTACGACAGGCTGGATGATGTGGAACTTATTAGTGGGCGGTCTTTTGAACCAATCGACGATCCTGCTGTATGATGGTAATCCAGGATATCCAAGTTTAGATACGGTATGGAAATTTGCAGAGGACACAGAGATGAAAGTATTAGGCACAAGTGCAAGTTTTTTACTTGCTTGCAGAAAAAATGGTCTGAAGCCAAAAGAACAATTTAACTTAGATAAATTAATGAGTATCGGTTCTACAGGTTCACCTCTCCCTCCTGAAGGCTTTCAGTGGGTTTATGAAAATGTGAAATCAGATTTATGGCTTTTTTCTATAAGCGGGGGGACCGATGTTTGTTCAGCATTTGTAACGGGTTCGCCTTTTCACCCAGTTCATGCTGGGAATATTCAATGCCGTGCATTAGGTTCAAAAGTGGAAGCTTATGATGAAAAAGGAACCCCGATAACAGATGAAGTTGGAGAACTCGTTATTAGCGAACCAATGCCTTCTATGCCTTTGTATTTTTGGAACGATGAAGGAAATGAAAGGTATTTGGACAGTTATTTTTCTACGTATACCGGTGTATGGAGGCACGGGGATTGGATTAAAATAAATCAAGACGGAAGCTGCCAGATTTACGGACGGTCTGATTCGACCATCAACCGGGGCGGCATTAGAATGGGAACAAGTGAAATATACAGTGCGGTCGAAAGCATCAAAGGGGTGACAGACAGCCTTATTGTAGATGTAAGTAACCACAACGGCAAGGATTTTATGCCGCTTTTTGTCGTCTTAGAAAAAGGAATAAACCTTGATGACACACTTAAAAATAAAATAAATAAACAAATTAAAGAGACTTGTTCTCCAAGACACATTCCAAACGACATTTATGAAATTCAAGAAGTTCCAAGAACATTGAATGGAAAAAAACTTGAAGTTCCAATTAAAAAAATATTAATGGATGTTCCTTTTGAAAAAGCAGTAAACATTGATTCTGTCGGTAATAAGAAAGCGCTGGACTATTTTATCGATCTCGCAAAAAATATTAATTAA
- the pstA gene encoding phosphate ABC transporter permease PstA, which yields MNAKMTDKLATAVFVSMAAIIVTVLAGLLGYIVFHGFPKLTFDFLTSPPSSFQAGGGVGPQLFNSFYILFLTMLFTVPLGLGGGIYMAEYAKPGRVTEFIRSCIEVLASLPSIVIGMFGLLAFVNLTGWGYTIIGGAFALTVFNLPVMVRVCEDAIRSVPKEQKEASLALGITHIETIRTVLLPASFPAILTGAILASGRVFGEAAALLYTAGLTTPRLDWGTWNPFSESSPLNIFRPAETLAVHIWKVNTQGLIPDIREVADGASAVLVLSVLLFNLIARIAGSYIYKKMTAQK from the coding sequence ATGAATGCAAAAATGACAGATAAACTAGCAACCGCAGTATTTGTTTCAATGGCAGCTATCATAGTGACGGTGTTAGCTGGACTACTCGGATATATTGTATTTCATGGGTTTCCAAAACTCACATTTGACTTTTTGACCTCTCCTCCAAGTTCCTTTCAAGCAGGTGGCGGAGTAGGACCGCAGTTATTTAATTCATTTTATATCTTATTTCTTACAATGCTCTTTACTGTGCCACTTGGGCTTGGCGGCGGAATTTATATGGCGGAGTATGCTAAGCCAGGAAGGGTAACAGAATTTATAAGAAGCTGTATTGAAGTGCTGGCTTCTCTTCCTTCTATCGTAATTGGTATGTTTGGTTTACTTGCGTTTGTAAATCTTACAGGTTGGGGATATACAATTATAGGCGGGGCTTTTGCTCTAACTGTCTTTAATCTGCCTGTGATGGTACGTGTTTGTGAAGATGCGATTCGGTCTGTGCCAAAAGAACAAAAAGAAGCAAGTCTTGCTTTAGGGATTACCCACATTGAAACGATTCGAACAGTTCTTTTGCCAGCCTCCTTTCCAGCTATATTGACCGGAGCTATTTTGGCATCTGGCCGAGTGTTTGGAGAAGCAGCTGCACTTTTATATACAGCAGGACTTACGACTCCAAGATTGGATTGGGGCACCTGGAATCCATTTTCAGAGAGCTCGCCTTTAAACATTTTTAGGCCGGCCGAAACCTTAGCAGTTCACATTTGGAAAGTAAACACGCAGGGGCTGATTCCTGATATTAGAGAAGTGGCGGATGGGGCTTCTGCCGTTCTTGTCCTGTCTGTATTGCTTTTTAATCTAATTGCACGTATAGCAGGCTCTTATATTTATAAGAAAATGACAGCTCAAAAATAG
- a CDS encoding MBL fold metallo-hydrolase has protein sequence MKVTVVGYWHAFPQKGEAASGYLVEHNNYRVLIDCGSGVVSQLQHYCNLDELDAVVISHYHNDHIGDIGALHYFRLLQPYISNKGVKPFGIYGHQEDAEGFKKLSFKDVVNANAYTPNDQLELGPFIFSFYKTTHPAACYAMKIEAGGSTLFYTADTGYMPELAEAAKGSQLMIAECSLYKGQDGAPAGHMNSVEAGGLARLAEVPALLLTHLPHFGDHSRLVKEAQAECPGISVETAKSGWTITL, from the coding sequence ATGAAAGTAACGGTGGTAGGGTACTGGCATGCATTTCCACAAAAAGGAGAAGCAGCTTCCGGCTACTTAGTGGAACATAACAATTATCGTGTACTGATTGACTGTGGAAGCGGGGTTGTTTCCCAGCTTCAACATTATTGCAACCTAGATGAACTAGATGCTGTAGTTATTTCTCATTATCATAATGATCATATAGGAGATATTGGCGCCTTGCATTATTTTCGTTTACTGCAGCCTTACATATCGAACAAAGGTGTAAAGCCTTTTGGCATATATGGACATCAGGAAGATGCAGAAGGTTTTAAAAAACTTTCTTTTAAAGATGTTGTTAATGCTAATGCTTATACCCCAAATGACCAACTCGAATTGGGGCCCTTTATATTCTCTTTTTATAAAACGACTCATCCAGCTGCTTGTTATGCGATGAAAATTGAAGCTGGCGGATCAACACTTTTTTATACAGCTGATACCGGTTATATGCCGGAATTGGCAGAAGCAGCTAAAGGGTCTCAATTAATGATAGCAGAATGCAGTTTGTATAAAGGACAAGACGGGGCGCCGGCTGGGCATATGAACAGTGTCGAAGCTGGAGGGTTGGCGAGATTAGCGGAAGTACCTGCTCTTCTTTTAACACACCTTCCTCATTTTGGGGATCACAGCAGACTGGTTAAAGAAGCCCAGGCAGAGTGTCCAGGAATATCAGTAGAAACTGCAAAGTCAGGCTGGACGATAACACTTTAA
- a CDS encoding EthD domain-containing protein: protein MLKTTFCVKKLSHLSRQEFNQYWHETHAPLVHKHALALRIKKYTQIPVLEDSPRGAVSVSFDGVAELWWESLEDLKESRRGSEGKKAAKELLEEERRFIYLSNSSLWYGEEHEKFSYLDS from the coding sequence ATGCTGAAAACGACATTTTGTGTTAAAAAGCTGTCCCATTTATCGCGACAAGAATTTAATCAATACTGGCATGAAACACATGCTCCACTTGTACATAAACACGCTTTAGCCCTTAGAATAAAAAAATATACTCAAATTCCTGTACTTGAAGATTCGCCCCGAGGTGCTGTTTCCGTATCATTTGATGGAGTGGCTGAATTGTGGTGGGAAAGTTTAGAAGACCTTAAAGAGAGCCGCCGCGGTTCTGAAGGAAAAAAAGCAGCAAAAGAATTGCTCGAGGAAGAAAGACGTTTTATCTATCTTTCAAATTCTTCGTTGTGGTATGGAGAAGAACATGAAAAATTTTCTTATCTTGATTCTTAA
- a CDS encoding M23 family metallopeptidase produces the protein MDKNINKVRRQIENKRKKREWMRERDQSSSYEFYPHHSDAPYHEPEFYKWSDQEKEMDRQDRRGGAWVLQSLIAATLFLLIGILFQSSHPAFEGARQYITTSFEEEFPFAAATAWYEERFGSPLAFLPFQDNLENTPQQPVSESTDSFAVPVSGTVAESFSENGKGIVLETGQDESIEAIKGGVVVHTGPHEDWDLAVAVQHYEGGESWYGMMDNVEVKLYDHVSTGTVLGTVNTEEGSGRFSLAIKENNEYIDPVDVIAID, from the coding sequence ATGGACAAGAATATAAATAAAGTTCGCCGGCAAATTGAAAACAAAAGAAAAAAACGTGAATGGATGAGAGAAAGAGATCAGTCTTCATCATATGAATTCTATCCTCATCATAGTGATGCACCTTATCATGAACCAGAATTTTATAAATGGAGTGATCAAGAAAAAGAGATGGACAGGCAGGATAGACGCGGGGGAGCCTGGGTGCTGCAAAGTTTAATTGCAGCTACTCTGTTTTTATTGATAGGGATACTATTTCAATCCTCGCATCCTGCCTTTGAAGGGGCTAGACAATACATTACTACTTCTTTTGAAGAAGAATTTCCGTTTGCAGCCGCTACAGCGTGGTATGAAGAAAGATTTGGAAGTCCGCTCGCCTTTCTTCCTTTTCAAGATAATTTAGAGAACACCCCTCAGCAGCCAGTCAGTGAATCAACGGACTCTTTTGCCGTCCCAGTATCAGGAACAGTGGCAGAAAGCTTTTCTGAAAATGGAAAAGGGATCGTTCTTGAAACGGGTCAAGATGAAAGCATAGAAGCTATAAAAGGTGGAGTGGTCGTTCATACCGGTCCTCATGAAGATTGGGATCTTGCTGTGGCTGTACAGCATTACGAAGGCGGAGAATCCTGGTATGGGATGATGGATAATGTGGAGGTGAAGCTTTATGATCATGTTTCCACAGGGACCGTGCTAGGTACTGTAAACACTGAAGAAGGAAGCGGGCGCTTTTCTTTAGCCATTAAAGAGAATAATGAATACATTGATCCGGTGGACGTGATCGCTATTGATTAA
- the arsC gene encoding arsenate reductase (thioredoxin), whose protein sequence is MSDKKIMYFLCTGNSCRSQMAEGFGKKYLEGWEVYSAGIKAHGVNPKAVKAMKEVEIDISDHTSDTIDPELLNKADMVVTLCGHANDVCPTTPPHVKREHWGFDDPAQAIGSEEEKWAVFQRVRDEIGERIKTFAETQ, encoded by the coding sequence ATGAGTGATAAAAAAATAATGTATTTTCTGTGTACCGGAAATTCTTGCCGCAGTCAGATGGCAGAAGGATTTGGAAAAAAGTATTTAGAAGGCTGGGAAGTATACTCCGCCGGTATTAAAGCGCATGGCGTCAATCCTAAAGCGGTAAAAGCAATGAAAGAAGTGGAAATTGATATTTCTGATCATACTTCAGACACGATCGATCCAGAGCTATTAAACAAAGCAGATATGGTAGTAACTCTTTGCGGTCATGCTAATGATGTATGTCCAACCACACCTCCTCATGTAAAAAGAGAGCATTGGGGGTTTGACGATCCTGCACAAGCGATAGGTTCAGAAGAAGAAAAATGGGCCGTTTTCCAACGTGTCCGTGATGAAATAGGAGAGCGTATTAAAACGTTTGCTGAAACTCAATGA
- the rplU gene encoding 50S ribosomal protein L21: protein MYAIIETGGKQVKVEEGQEIYVEKLDASAGDAVTFDNVVFVGGDDVKVGSPYVDGAKVTAKVDKHGRQKKITVWKFKRRKNYRRKIGHRQPYTKVVIDKIEA from the coding sequence ATGTACGCAATCATTGAAACTGGTGGAAAGCAAGTAAAAGTAGAAGAAGGCCAGGAGATCTATGTAGAAAAACTGGACGCTTCTGCAGGCGATGCTGTTACTTTTGATAATGTTGTATTCGTTGGCGGAGATGACGTGAAAGTCGGGTCCCCATACGTGGACGGCGCTAAGGTCACTGCCAAAGTAGATAAGCATGGACGTCAAAAGAAAATTACGGTATGGAAGTTCAAGAGAAGAAAGAACTATCGTCGTAAAATCGGCCATCGTCAGCCATACACCAAAGTTGTTATCGATAAAATCGAAGCATAA
- a CDS encoding M50 family metallopeptidase, whose translation MINQFKLIRFHPLFWLVAATAVFTGFFYELLLLFLIVFLHELGHAAVALHYNWRIKKIELLPFGGVMETAEHGNRPVREEAMVAAAGPIVHLPLIAISFLLLKTPYWHEADHALFLHYNLTLFCFNLLPVWPLDGGKLLFCWFTSRFPYYQAQKRMWKTSCLLLCSIAALFLWSFPLHLQAWVLLIFFITVHYTEWKQQPYSFFRFLLERTNENSGYSSVIEKISWHERPMDAAKTICKKEKCQFYILENGQTLPESYILEAITMKRMGMVKIRDLLLEDERKPFVK comes from the coding sequence TTGATTAACCAATTTAAATTGATCCGTTTTCATCCGTTATTCTGGCTAGTGGCTGCAACAGCAGTCTTTACTGGTTTCTTTTATGAACTTTTGCTTTTATTTCTTATTGTTTTTCTGCATGAATTAGGCCACGCGGCAGTCGCTCTTCATTACAATTGGAGAATTAAAAAAATTGAATTACTGCCTTTTGGAGGAGTGATGGAAACAGCAGAACATGGAAATCGTCCCGTTCGAGAAGAAGCAATGGTTGCTGCTGCAGGTCCGATCGTACATCTTCCTCTTATTGCTATATCTTTTCTGCTGCTAAAAACGCCTTATTGGCATGAGGCCGACCACGCTCTTTTTCTTCATTATAATCTTACACTCTTCTGTTTTAATCTGCTGCCGGTGTGGCCCCTTGATGGCGGGAAACTTTTGTTTTGCTGGTTTACCTCGCGTTTTCCATATTATCAAGCACAAAAACGGATGTGGAAAACATCATGTTTGCTGTTATGCAGTATTGCAGCTCTTTTCTTATGGTCCTTTCCTTTGCACCTTCAAGCGTGGGTGCTTCTGATTTTTTTTATCACCGTTCATTATACGGAATGGAAACAGCAGCCTTATAGTTTTTTTCGATTTTTACTAGAGCGTACCAATGAAAATAGTGGCTATTCTTCAGTCATCGAAAAAATATCCTGGCACGAGCGGCCCATGGATGCAGCGAAAACAATATGCAAAAAAGAAAAATGTCAATTTTATATTTTAGAAAATGGACAAACATTGCCGGAATCGTATATCCTTGAAGCAATCACGATGAAAAGGATGGGCATGGTCAAAATAAGAGACCTGCTATTAGAGGATGAAAGAAAACCTTTTGTTAAATGA
- a CDS encoding phosphate ABC transporter substrate-binding protein: MSMKKVLMLIALAALMVVMAACGGGEEDANGGSEDTNNENTNEEEAADGESGSEEEAADGESGSEEEAADGESGSITVSGSSAMQPLVAASAEQYMAENPDASIQVQAGGSGTGLSQIGEGSVDIGNSDVFAEEKDGIPAEDLVDHQIAVVGMTAAINPEAGVEDLTMDELKDVFTGEITNWSELGGEDVDITLVNRPDSSGTRATFVKYGLDGEEPAEGITEDSSNTVKKIVSETEGAIGYLAFSYFEDDESVTPVKLDGVEPTDENVQSGDFPIWAYQHSYTNGEPEGLTEDFIDYMLSDQVQEELVPEMGYISSTNMQVERNVEGEISEIEE; this comes from the coding sequence GTGAGCATGAAAAAGGTTTTAATGCTAATAGCATTAGCTGCATTGATGGTAGTCATGGCAGCGTGTGGCGGTGGAGAAGAAGACGCTAATGGGGGTTCAGAAGACACAAACAACGAAAATACAAATGAGGAAGAAGCTGCTGATGGTGAATCTGGCTCTGAGGAAGAAGCTGCTGATGGTGAATCTGGCTCTGAGGAAGAAGCTGCTGATGGTGAATCTGGCTCTATTACTGTTTCAGGTTCAAGTGCTATGCAGCCGCTTGTAGCAGCATCAGCTGAACAATATATGGCTGAAAATCCTGATGCAAGCATCCAGGTACAAGCAGGTGGAAGCGGGACAGGCCTAAGTCAGATAGGAGAAGGCTCTGTAGATATCGGAAACTCAGATGTGTTTGCAGAAGAAAAAGACGGCATTCCTGCTGAGGACTTAGTGGATCATCAAATAGCAGTTGTCGGAATGACGGCAGCGATCAACCCGGAAGCCGGGGTAGAAGACCTTACAATGGACGAGCTTAAAGATGTATTTACCGGTGAGATCACCAACTGGTCTGAACTAGGCGGAGAAGATGTAGACATCACATTGGTAAATCGCCCGGATTCTTCCGGAACTCGTGCGACATTCGTAAAATATGGCCTTGATGGAGAAGAGCCGGCAGAAGGTATTACTGAAGATTCTTCTAACACAGTAAAGAAAATTGTTTCAGAAACAGAAGGCGCAATTGGATATCTAGCTTTCTCTTACTTTGAAGATGATGAGTCTGTGACTCCTGTGAAATTAGACGGCGTCGAGCCAACAGACGAAAATGTACAAAGTGGTGACTTCCCAATTTGGGCTTACCAGCATTCTTATACAAATGGTGAACCGGAAGGTCTTACTGAGGACTTTATCGATTATATGTTGAGTGACCAAGTGCAAGAAGAATTAGTACCTGAAATGGGTTATATTTCCTCCACCAACATGCAAGTAGAGCGTAATGTTGAAGGGGAAATCAGTGAAATCGAAGAATAA
- a CDS encoding Rne/Rng family ribonuclease gives MKKNGKVIELFMERSADERIAGSIYKGRVKDVLPGMEAAFVDIGREKNGFLHRNELVGYKQLKEPETEKEKRSISEFITQGQEIIVQVTKEEFGGKGARLTENVSLPGKYTVFMPEGGYIGVSKRMSSEDIREHWRSQVGSMLEDREGIVVRTSCENRSEKIVEQDILCLREDWHTVLRTAETKRAPAVIYQDGGILERLLRDYSFENIDRIVVDHFPDVRYIKRLSRFEEEDVKKVFHYKGKENIFSAEGIEKELDKALKPKVWLKSGGFLMIEKTEALTVIDVNTGRFTGKSDLEETIRKTNTEAAYEIASQLRLRDISGIIVIDFIDMKRRENKQKVVSVLKQALAEDRTKINVGDMSSFGLVEMTRKKVRRSLADSQFSNCEVCMGSGRLLSEEAMAYRVERIIHEHRELEAEAMVLELPVRVFDWLNEQGKALLKMWEERYPFVLYFLTHSDKDGIHIRFTGTAEEAEKRSKP, from the coding sequence GTGAAAAAGAACGGAAAAGTTATCGAACTATTTATGGAAAGATCTGCGGATGAACGAATTGCAGGAAGCATTTATAAAGGAAGAGTAAAAGATGTACTGCCTGGCATGGAAGCAGCATTTGTAGATATTGGCCGCGAGAAAAACGGCTTTTTGCATAGAAATGAGCTAGTCGGTTACAAACAGTTAAAAGAACCAGAAACAGAAAAAGAAAAGCGCAGTATTTCTGAATTTATTACACAAGGTCAGGAAATCATCGTCCAAGTCACGAAAGAAGAATTCGGCGGCAAAGGAGCACGTTTAACAGAAAATGTATCGCTCCCCGGCAAGTACACAGTGTTTATGCCAGAAGGCGGATACATCGGTGTTTCTAAGCGAATGTCTTCAGAGGATATAAGAGAACATTGGAGGAGCCAGGTAGGTTCTATGCTAGAAGACAGAGAAGGTATTGTTGTTCGTACAAGCTGTGAAAATCGTTCGGAAAAAATAGTAGAGCAAGATATACTCTGCCTTAGAGAAGACTGGCATACTGTACTGCGAACCGCCGAGACAAAGCGAGCGCCCGCTGTTATTTATCAAGATGGAGGAATTTTAGAAAGGCTTTTGCGAGATTATTCTTTTGAAAATATTGACAGGATTGTGGTGGATCATTTTCCGGATGTTCGTTATATAAAGCGGCTATCACGTTTTGAAGAAGAGGACGTAAAAAAGGTTTTTCATTATAAGGGAAAAGAGAATATTTTTTCTGCCGAGGGCATAGAAAAAGAGCTTGACAAAGCCCTCAAGCCAAAAGTTTGGCTGAAAAGCGGAGGTTTTTTAATGATTGAAAAAACCGAAGCACTGACCGTTATTGATGTGAACACGGGACGTTTTACAGGAAAATCTGACCTGGAAGAGACAATACGAAAAACAAATACAGAAGCGGCTTATGAGATTGCAAGCCAATTGAGGCTTAGAGACATATCAGGAATTATAGTTATTGATTTTATCGATATGAAACGAAGGGAAAACAAACAGAAAGTAGTCTCTGTCTTAAAACAGGCCCTTGCAGAAGATCGCACGAAAATAAATGTTGGGGATATGAGTTCGTTTGGGCTCGTCGAGATGACCCGGAAAAAAGTAAGGCGCAGCTTAGCTGATTCACAGTTTTCTAATTGTGAAGTCTGTATGGGGAGCGGACGTCTTCTTTCTGAAGAAGCTATGGCTTACCGGGTTGAACGCATCATTCATGAACATAGAGAACTGGAGGCAGAAGCTATGGTGCTTGAGCTGCCGGTTCGTGTGTTTGACTGGCTGAACGAACAAGGCAAAGCTCTTTTAAAAATGTGGGAAGAGCGTTATCCGTTTGTTTTATATTTTCTTACACATTCCGATAAGGACGGCATTCATATTCGGTTTACCGGTACGGCAGAAGAGGCAGAAAAGCGCTCTAAACCATAA